DNA from Dehalococcoidales bacterium:
TCAAGGAAGTTGCTGTCATTCCAGCGAAGGCTGGAATCCAGGGGATAGACATGGATTCCGGATCAAGCCTGTCCTGGCGACAGGCCAGGGTCCGGAATGACAGAACTGTAAAGACATTTGTAATACACTACACTAGTGTGATGCAGCGCAGAAATGACCAAACAGATTTCCTTGCCCCTTGCGGGAGAGGATAAAGATGGAGAGGAGGTAATCTCATCTTCACCCTCATCCCTTCGGCTTCGCTCAGGGCAGGCTCTGACCTTCTCCCGTCAGGGAAGAGGAGACTGGAATTACACAGGTATTTGCGCAACCAAGTACCAGACGGTAAAACCACGGATTAGAGCATGGCATGAGAGGGAGATGTCCTTGCTCAAAGCTATCTGTCCTGACATCATCACTATGTCAGCCAGCCCAAATTTTCCCCCTCAGCCCCCGGTTATGTCCACAGTATGAAGTACATATGCGAACCGAGGGCAAAATTTACCAGCCACAAGCTGAACGCCAGCCGCATCGGGAACTGGAGACGCCGCCGCACCCTCATGATACCTGCCTGGGCCAGGTTAACAAAAATCCATATGACAACAATGCCAAGTCCCAAAGCGCCATGAAAAACCATTTCAATATAAAGCCAGGTCACGGGTACCCCGCCGGTCGTGTATGACAGGAAAGAAGGCACCATTACCACAGCTGCCGCCGCAATTTGGACAGGTACCATAATCCTCATCACCATGCAATGTCTGGCTAACTTCCTGTTGCGGGCCAGGTAAGCGGCGAAAAACAGCGCTCCTACCAGCGCTATCTGAAGGATGAAATTCATCAAGACAAGCGTACGGATATCCATATTCCCTCCTCTCTTATCTTTCGACCAGACTTTTTCCAGATTATACACTGAAAACACGGACCTTCCAAGGGATTGATACCCCTATTCTGCAAATACGTATAACAACGTATGGAGAAATAGGTATTGATACTTATTGACAAACTGTATTTGACAAATAAAGGGAGTTAGCCTACCATAGGCAAATACGTATAACAACGTATGGAGAAATAGGTATTGATACTTATTGACAAATCACGCTGCAGCAGTCAACGCTGGCTATCCCGGTGTAATCTTTATCTGCTGGCCGCATTTATTGCCTTTGCCCTGATACTTCTGGCGCTATCTCCTTTAATGATACAAAAACTGTTTTTCGTTATGCCCCGCCCCTCCCCTGAATTTGATTGTGACGATAGCGCCCTCCTCATGATGGAGCGTCTCTCCTCTCTGGGAATACGCAGTACGCCGATACTGGGAAATCTGAAGATGACCGGCGAAAGTTACCAGGAGACGGACCATATCTGGCTGCTGGTGGAAATAGCCGGGCTGCGTATCCCTTTTGACTGGGGTCAACCGCACTTTGACCGTCAGCATTATGAAGGCTTTACGCAGACTTACCAGCAGCTGCTGGCGTTTGTGGAACAGGATAAGATTTCCCCGTCAATACCGGTAAGCCCATCGGACCGCTAGAGACACCAGTCCGCATGTCTCTCCTTATCCCCGCCATGATTAGGTATCCGCCTGCCCTGATAGTAGGTAAGTCTACTGATGGTCTCCTTACCCGATTGTTTGATATCGTATCAATGCATTATTCTGTGGGAGCGCCAGACAGAGCGAAAATAAAAGCGATGAAAAAATTAGAGGTCATGGGTCTGACATCACTGCCCGAGATTAACCCCGGGGACCGGATGGCGAAGATAATAGTAAAGAGCGCCACTGATGAGGCGGGTGGTATCAGAGACAAAGACATCATCGTGGTGACGGAGAAGGTGCTGTCGAAGGCCGCCGGCAGGGTAGTCTCTCTGGACGGGGTCAGGCCCGGGAAAGAGGCCCTCGCTATCTCAAAAAAGACCGGAGAGCCGGCAGCCCTGTTACAGCTTATTCTGGAAAACCCGGAGCAGCGCATAATCGCCGTTGTTCCGGTGCTGGAACTGGCTCGCAAATATCGCCCCGCCTTTATCAACGAGGAAACAATGAGCATTCTGCACACGTCACCAGCGATACTGCTCACCATGGACCGTCAGGGGAGGATATATAATGAGGCTGGCATAGATACCTCCAACCACCCGGAGGGTGTGGCCAGTCTCGCGTTGGAAGACCCGGATAGTGCCGCCCGTGAACTCCGCCAGGAGATAAAGGAGATGACGGGCAAGGAAATAGCGGTATTAATCGCCGATACACTCCCCGTAATCCCTTTCGGAAGCCTTGATATTCCGATGGGGTCCTCCGGAATAGAACCGGTCAGCCAAAAATTCGGCCGGAAGGACCGCTTCGGCAAGCCGAAGTTCGGCGGGGTAGATAACATCGCTTTCGAGCTGACAGCGGCGGCGGCGCTGCTGCTGGGACAGAGTGATGAGGGAATACCGGTGGCTATCATCAGGGGTCTGGACTACCCGGCGAGTGAGGTCGACAACATCCGTAAGATGCTGGTCCCCTTACCCCGCTTAATGGAAATGCTCAGAGTCACCCTGAAAGCAACCGCCGGCATCAGCGGCTTTAAAAGACGGCTTGCCTTAAAGCTGCTCCGCTGGTCTCTCTAGCCACAAATAGCGGCGATTTAGGCGGGTAAAAGTGAGTTAAGAGTCGCTTCTGCCTTTCTCTCACTATGGCCTAAATGTAATGTTTTTGTAACTTTTTACCCCCCTTATTTTATGACTTGTTGATGGTCTGTAATCTACACTTCTTATTGTTAGTTCGGACATTTTTCGTTGAGGGAATACATAAGATGTTAAATATCATGCTGGCCGATGACCATGAAATGGTACGAAAGGGAATCCGGTCATTGATAGAGAGTGAGCCGGATTTTCGTGTTGTCGCGGAAGCCGCTAACGGGATTGAAACCCTCAGGCTGGCGGAGGAAATTAGACCGGACACCCTGGTGCTTGACCTGAACATACCGGAGATTGGCGGGCTTGACCTTATCCAGCAGTTGAAGAGCAAGCTGCCGAGTATCAGGATTGTCATTCTATCGATGTACAGTAATGAGGTCTACGTAACGGAAGCCCTGAGGCTCGGCGCCGAAGCCTACGTTCTCAAAGAAGCCGCCCCTGCCGAGTTGGTCGCCGCCATTCGTGAAGTTTCCGCGGGCCGGTACTTCCTGTGCAATGCGCTGGCCCAGAGCGCCTTCAAAGTATACTCGAGCAAACCCCAGACTGAGGAAAAGACGGAAGACCCCTTCAAGCGCCTGACTGCCAGGGAGCTCCAGATTCTGCAACTGATAATTGAGAAGGGTTTGACCAATGCCCAGATTGCCGAACAGCTATTCATCAGCCGGCGCACAGTAGAGATTCACCGGGCCAATATTATGAAGAAGCTTGCCTTCAAGTCCTACTCTGACCTGGTTCGCCTGGCTGTGTTGCGGGGGTTACTGCCGAGCGAGAAGAGTGCCAAACTAATTAAGCAATGACGCGCCACAAGGATATTTGATATAACCTTCTCGGTCATAGCTGATTTGCTACCTGTGGTGACCTCAATTTCAGCCAGCCGTGCAGTTGTTTTGAGTGCCCGGTTTATGACCGGTAATCCCCGGAGCAGGGCATGGCGAACTGATATTACCGCATGAATGGCAGCGCCAAGTAGCGAGGCGCCTCGAAAATCCATAGCCCGGTACTGCGGTCGCTGCCCAGAATGTACTTTTTCCCATCGGGATGCTTGAAGAGATAGACGCCCCACATGTCCGAGCCATCTACGTCATCGACAAAGTGGGCTATTTCTCGCGGTTCCCGGGGATTTCTGAAATCGACCACACGAATGCCATCGGCATACCATGAGATGTAGGCGCGGCGCCCGTCCACGATAACATTATGCATGGTATGGTCTCCGGGAGGTGCGGGCTGGGCGGTTACGTTGTCGGTGGCAAACTGCCCCAGTTCCACAATATTAGCCGGGTCAGCAACGTCCATAACACGCCCGTATCCCCAGCCGTCAAACTGAAGCCGCGCCGTCACACGCTGGCCGGGCGTGCCGGGGGGTGGCAACGGAGTGTCAGCCGGGGAGGCGAGGGATATTCCCAGCATGGCAAAAGCGGTAAAGCGGGAGACGAACAGCGCCGGTATTGTACCCTTTTCCGGGTCTCCGGCAGCAAAGACGGTCTGGCCAGCGTCTCCAACAGGCTCAAAGATGATAGCCCCGTCATAGCCTGCCGAAGCGAGGTTAGCTATCTGCCGGTCAAGTGGGCATAGCCCTTGCTCGATAAGGGCGATGAACCCCCCTTCCATCCCCGCCATCCGTGGCGGCTCGGGAATATCCTCAGGGTTGCAGACCTGACCGGCATATACCGTCTGCCCGCTCAAAGTCTGGTCATCCAGTTCCCCTAATCGCCTGGTGAAACCGCCTTCCACGGCACGATATTCTCCGGCAAAATCGCCGGTATCGACGGTAAACATGGTGCGTGTCGTTGAAAAATCTTCATCCCCCATAAATAGCAGCTTCCCGTCAGCCGTGGGCACGGACACATGAGAGTTTCCCTCCGGGGGCTGGCCGCTGACGGGGTCAGGGTCAAGGTAATCACTGTTACCCAGAAACACCGGGGAGGCGGGGTCGGTAATATCGAGGAGGATCAGACCAGCATCCCAGTAGCTGAGATAGGCGATGGTCCTTCCGGCATAAGCGGGGAGGGGATGAGAAACAGGATAAGATTGCGCCCAGACATCGTGCAGCAAAGAAACAGGAACCTGCCCGAGAGCCGGCCGGGGGCCCGGAGCAAACCAGTCCTCCCGCCCCTGTGCCGTAACCTTTACCGGCCGGGAAGGGTCAGTAATATCCACGATAATAAAGTCCTGCGGTACCCCATCCTGAACTACCAGCACGTAGGCGCGTTCATCCTGCTGATAGATGAAAGTGTTGTGCACCTCAGCGTCCAGGGAAAAGTCCGGGGCCAGCCGTCCGGGAGAAAGCGGTTCACTGACATCATAGAGTATAATGCCCGGGCTGGAGGCGACTGCCTGGCCCCGCGTTTCGCCCCTGCAGAACTCCGTTGAGTGTACCAGCAGGTCGCCCTCAAAGAAAGGGGTCTCAATATGCCTGGTTTTGACATCGTTAACCCGGGTGCCCGTGGGTGCGGGGATAAAACCGGCTTGCCGGGGGTTGGCGGGTTCAGTAATGTCAATGACGTAGACTCCCGTGATGTTGTCACTGCAAAAGGGCTGGTCATAGCTGCCCAGATAGGCATAGCTCCGACCATCCCCTGTGGAGAGCGCCCAGACATCGGTAATATGGCCTTCTCCGGCGGCAACGTTCAGATGACCGACAACCTGTAACTCGCCATGATATCCCGAAAAAACGTCCGGGTCGAATTGCCACAATGCCAGAAATATAAGCACTGGTACCAGCGCCAGCCCCAAAACGACAAACCTTAGCGTTCGAGCGGAAATCCGACTCAACATGACCTGCCTACTTTCTTTGTTCGTGCCGGTACCGGGTGGTTTTCAGGGGCTATCATCCAGGGAGATCTGCTTCAGTATCAGGTCCTGAATCTTCACATCATCCACCTCTATCTTGCCGAAGACGCTGCTCTGCTTAATGATGAGTGTTTCAATAAACCCTGTACCGCTTTCAGGTCCGATAATACGGATGCGGTCAACCCTGAGCCCTGCCTCACGCGCCGTAAAACCCCGGCGGCCCAGCTCTATTTTTTCCCCTGTCCCGAATTTCTCCAGGCGCTGGTCCCGGCTTATCCCCAGAAGAAGGCTGCTGGCGGCGCCGCGCCCGGTACGCACCACGTTGACCACTCTCAAGTCAAGGTCAATTTCATCTTCCTCGGCGACCACCTTCTCTATGGTGACCCCCATAATATCCGCGTCTATTTTCAGTTCTTCAGCGTCCACCTCAATTAAAGCCAGTGTCCCGATGTTCAATTTTCCGGTGCCGCCGGACTCATGCCCCTTTATCTCCAGCAGGGGGCCGGTAAGGTTGCCGCTCCGGTCAATAACGAGCGTTTCTTCTATCAGTATCTCCTTAACCGGGTTGTTCTCGTCAATGAAGATTTCAATAGTATGATGCCCCGGAGATACCGAACCATCAGGGTTCTCGGGGATGCCGGTCTTTACCACCGCCTTGACCCAACGCTCTTCCCCGGGATCGAAGCGGTAGTAGGTGGTAATGTTCTCGGTACTCTGCCGGTTCTGTGCCCAGATAAACCCGGTGCCCCCCAGAACGGCAACCAGGACCAGGCTCAGCCCGAATACCGCCCAGAAAGTGGCTGACTTAAATATTGACCATTTCATATTAGCCTCCTGCTTAATCTCCGCCGACGGACGCCGGCGGGGGCATACCCGGGTTATTTACCGAGCTGTATGGTCTGGCCCGGTTGCAGCCTGATGACAGCCACCGGCGAACCGGCCAGAGATCTGATGGCTGATTCCATCTGGGCTATGGTGGTGTGACCTTCACCCGGCACTGCCCGTTGATGGTGAGCTATCACCCGCTTCAAATTTGGGTTGTCAATCGATAAAAGCCTGACCATCTGGGCCACGTCTACGGGGTCGCGGCCGCTGTTCAGGGGAAGGATTGCCAGGTCAGGCTTGAAGGTGGAACCCCAGAGCTGCATATCCATGGTGGCCGCGGTGCTGCCGGCAAAATAGATGGTATAACCTGTTTCCAGGGTAATGAAGAATCCGGCGGCGGGACCTCCGTAAGGGTTTTGCGCCGTCGGCGCGGGCAGCCCGGAGCCGTGCACGGAGTTGACCACCCTCACCGTAATGTTGCCCAGTTGATGCCAGTTCCCCGGATTAGAGCGGATGACCTGCTCCTGGGGCACGCCCTTCTCCATAAGCCATGACCCCAGCTCAAAACCCCCGGTAATCACCTTTGCCCCGGTCTTCTGCGCAATCTCAATAGTCTCACCCAGCTCATCACCGTGACCGTTGGGAACAAGGATATAGTCAGCCTCATTAACATCATCCAGCGTTACCGGAGAATCAGGATTGGTTACCCATGGGTTAATCAAGATTACCGTCCCGTCAGCGGAGACTATCTTGAAGTGTGACCAACCCAGCCACTGTAAAGTTGGCGCACCGGACTGGGTTTGGGCCAGCGCCGGTGAACTATCGGGCCAGAGCATACGTCCCGCCGCTCCCCCCACAGCCACCACCACCAGTATCAGTAAAGCAATGATCAACCTTTTTCTGTTCATTTCACTCTGAACCTCCTCCTCACCTGTTTGGATTCCTATTCATCGTATTATTATCATATGACACTGTTGCCGGCAGATTTAATCAGTACATGTACGTAATACGTAGTGAGGCGGTTACCTAACCGGCCCTCAACAGCCTTATCTGAACTCGGCGGTAGCCCTGCTGAAACTTGACACGCAGCCCGGCATATTGAATGATTAAAAAGCGGCCGTATTATGTACCCACCAACAACAGGATGAGAGGTTAAATATATGGCAGTACGGAGAATAGCATGGGTCATCCCGGCATTGCTGCTGTGGCTGCTTTTTCCGGCCGGACTGACACCCGCCCCGGTTCTGGCGCAGGTTGAGTCGAGCATCATCTATGTGGCCGCCACCAATACTATTGAGGTCAAGAGACCCGGGGCGGTGGTGACCCTCAGCGATATCGACGATGCATTACGGGACGAGAACCTGCTGGAACGGGCGGGGCAACGTGAGTGGCGGCTCAAGGCAAATTTAAAAATATTCGAACTGGTGCGGCTGGAGCTGCACGGAGATGATGCCGGTGGGGACGTTAACAGGCTGAAACTGAACAGCGGGCCCTCCGGATTCGTCAGTATAGAAAGTTCCAATGGCCAGATCAGCATCCGTAGCACCAGGATTACCTCATGGGATGAGGCCGCGGACACCTTTGACACTGATTTTCTAGATGGCAGCGGGCGCGCTTACATCTCGGCGAAAAACCGCACCTCGGTTTATACGGACAACCGGATGGATGTTATTGACAGCGAGATAGCTTACCTGGGTTTCTTTGAGGAGACTGCCTACGGCATATCCTGGAAGGTTATCTCAGAAGAAGGCGGGCCGAATCCGGGCATCCTGGGCAAGGGCATGACCGGCACCGTCACCGGCTCAAAGTTCCACCACAATTACTTTGGCCTCTATGTGTGGGGGGTAGGTGACATGGAAGTACGCAATAATGAGTTTTACGATAACTACGGCTATGGTTTCGATGCGCATACCGTCACCCAGCGCGTTACCGTAGAGAATAACTTTTCCCATGACAACGGACTGCACGGGATAATCTTTGCTGACCGCTGCACTGAAAACGTGGTACGGGGCAACCGGTCGGTGAACAACGAAGGTCACGGCATAATGCTGCATGAGCTGTCGGATGACAACACAATAGAAGACAACGAAGTCACCGGCAATAGTGACGGCGTGGCGTTATTTGAATCATCAAATAACGCGGTTACCGGCAACATCATCAGGGACAACGTAACCGGCATACGTATCTACGGGAGGGCCGCTGCTTCAGCGGATAATATTATCCGGGATAATGAAATCAGGGGGAACTCCAGCTACGGGGTCTTCATGTATGACGCGGCTACGGGCAACAGCTTCAGCAATAACCTTATCGTCGCCAATGGGGACAGCGGGGTCTACCTGAAGGCAGCTGATGACAATATTTTCGTTGATAACGAGATAAATGACAACGAGTACGGCATCCGGCTGGATTCCGCCGAAGAACGGAACCGCTCCACGGGAAACCAGTTCCGGGACAATACCATACAGGATAACCGCAACTATGGCGTATACAGCTATCCGCCGGAAGGCAGGAACAGATTTGAAGGTAACCTGTATTCAGGCAACGCTCTTGGTGATATCACCTATTTAACGCGCAACCCCCTGCTGGGCGGAGGCAGGCTGGGGATAATCCGGCTGGTACTGCTTGGCGCCATAATAGCAGTGGCGCTGACAACCGCGGTGATGTTTCTGCTCCGGTGGCGGCGCCAGCCTCCACCGACCCATGGCGCAGGTGGTTAACCCGCTTATACCCTGGGTGG
Protein-coding regions in this window:
- a CDS encoding coenzyme F420-0:L-glutamate ligase, whose translation is MKKLEVMGLTSLPEINPGDRMAKIIVKSATDEAGGIRDKDIIVVTEKVLSKAAGRVVSLDGVRPGKEALAISKKTGEPAALLQLILENPEQRIIAVVPVLELARKYRPAFINEETMSILHTSPAILLTMDRQGRIYNEAGIDTSNHPEGVASLALEDPDSAARELRQEIKEMTGKEIAVLIADTLPVIPFGSLDIPMGSSGIEPVSQKFGRKDRFGKPKFGGVDNIAFELTAAAALLLGQSDEGIPVAIIRGLDYPASEVDNIRKMLVPLPRLMEMLRVTLKATAGISGFKRRLALKLLRWSL
- a CDS encoding response regulator transcription factor produces the protein MLNIMLADDHEMVRKGIRSLIESEPDFRVVAEAANGIETLRLAEEIRPDTLVLDLNIPEIGGLDLIQQLKSKLPSIRIVILSMYSNEVYVTEALRLGAEAYVLKEAAPAELVAAIREVSAGRYFLCNALAQSAFKVYSSKPQTEEKTEDPFKRLTARELQILQLIIEKGLTNAQIAEQLFISRRTVEIHRANIMKKLAFKSYSDLVRLAVLRGLLPSEKSAKLIKQ
- a CDS encoding MBL fold metallo-hydrolase, giving the protein MNRKRLIIALLILVVVAVGGAAGRMLWPDSSPALAQTQSGAPTLQWLGWSHFKIVSADGTVILINPWVTNPDSPVTLDDVNEADYILVPNGHGDELGETIEIAQKTGAKVITGGFELGSWLMEKGVPQEQVIRSNPGNWHQLGNITVRVVNSVHGSGLPAPTAQNPYGGPAAGFFITLETGYTIYFAGSTAATMDMQLWGSTFKPDLAILPLNSGRDPVDVAQMVRLLSIDNPNLKRVIAHHQRAVPGEGHTTIAQMESAIRSLAGSPVAVIRLQPGQTIQLGK
- a CDS encoding right-handed parallel beta-helix repeat-containing protein, with product MAVRRIAWVIPALLLWLLFPAGLTPAPVLAQVESSIIYVAATNTIEVKRPGAVVTLSDIDDALRDENLLERAGQREWRLKANLKIFELVRLELHGDDAGGDVNRLKLNSGPSGFVSIESSNGQISIRSTRITSWDEAADTFDTDFLDGSGRAYISAKNRTSVYTDNRMDVIDSEIAYLGFFEETAYGISWKVISEEGGPNPGILGKGMTGTVTGSKFHHNYFGLYVWGVGDMEVRNNEFYDNYGYGFDAHTVTQRVTVENNFSHDNGLHGIIFADRCTENVVRGNRSVNNEGHGIMLHELSDDNTIEDNEVTGNSDGVALFESSNNAVTGNIIRDNVTGIRIYGRAAASADNIIRDNEIRGNSSYGVFMYDAATGNSFSNNLIVANGDSGVYLKAADDNIFVDNEINDNEYGIRLDSAEERNRSTGNQFRDNTIQDNRNYGVYSYPPEGRNRFEGNLYSGNALGDITYLTRNPLLGGGRLGIIRLVLLGAIIAVALTTAVMFLLRWRRQPPPTHGAGG